In a genomic window of Chloroflexota bacterium:
- a CDS encoding FadR family transcriptional regulator encodes MESTVIPIKRRRLTDQIVDQLVSLIVHGNLKKGDKLPVERELMEQFGVGRSSLREAIGALLLTGVLTTHHGRGTFVSVSSDEFPSRALTWRVQMGRENIKEIVEARIVLEQAIAGLTAVSATETDIAEVRHYLEIMKKNAQRRNPAQVQADLSFHLALARASHNATLFRFLSELRHLMILWMKPTVRKERIYSLADTIMDHEAVLNAVAMRDVEKAQSEMRRHLERSANNLSHILLHQQLVSRVDH; translated from the coding sequence ATGGAATCAACCGTAATACCAATTAAAAGGAGACGGCTGACCGACCAGATTGTGGACCAACTGGTCTCACTGATTGTCCACGGCAATTTAAAGAAGGGAGATAAATTGCCGGTGGAACGTGAGTTAATGGAACAATTCGGCGTTGGCCGGAGTTCACTTCGGGAGGCAATAGGTGCCCTGCTACTTACCGGGGTACTTACCACACACCACGGGCGTGGAACATTTGTTAGTGTATCCTCAGATGAATTTCCGTCCCGGGCGCTTACTTGGCGCGTACAGATGGGACGCGAAAATATAAAGGAAATTGTCGAAGCAAGGATTGTCCTTGAACAGGCTATAGCGGGATTGACGGCGGTCAGCGCCACTGAGACAGATATCGCTGAGGTAAGACATTACTTAGAGATAATGAAGAAAAATGCCCAGAGAAGGAACCCGGCTCAAGTTCAAGCCGATTTATCATTTCATCTTGCCTTGGCTAGGGCAAGCCACAATGCCACACTCTTTCGATTTCTTTCCGAGCTGCGTCATCTGATGATACTCTGGATGAAGCCAACGGTACGGAAAGAGAGAATCTATAGTCTTGCTGATACCATCATGGATCACGAAGCGGTGCTCAACGCCGTTGCCATGCGCGACGTGGAAAAAGCCCAGTCGGAGATGCGCCGGCATCTCGAAAGGTCAGCTAATAACCTGTCTCACATACTTCTCCACCAACAACTGGTGTCAAGGGTTGATCACTAA